Proteins co-encoded in one Bremerella sp. TYQ1 genomic window:
- a CDS encoding transposase, which translates to MSNYRRAKIAGGMYFFTVVTENRAPIFHREPIARMLGRIIREAQRRWPFRVPAVVLLPDHLHAIWSLPRGDFAYSMRW; encoded by the coding sequence ATGTCGAATTATCGTCGTGCCAAGATTGCGGGTGGAATGTACTTCTTCACGGTAGTGACAGAGAATCGTGCCCCTATTTTTCATCGCGAACCCATCGCTCGAATGTTAGGTCGGATCATTCGCGAGGCCCAGCGTCGTTGGCCATTTCGGGTACCTGCGGTTGTTCTTCTGCCCGATCACTTGCACGCGATCTGGAGTCTGCCCCGAGGCGATTTTGCGTATTCAATGCGTTGGTGA
- a CDS encoding ABC transporter permease → MAWSIRPLTQLVIARLKEFYREPEAVFWVYGFPIMMTVALGIAFREQPEQTFRVEVIGPQADVARTALGEDARFQLGDSDEAAAKERLRTGRTDLVVTATETETYDYLYVPTRPESQLARNEVDLMLQTAAGRVDAAEVTTTVLDMPGGRYIDFLVPGLLGMGLMGGGLWGVGFVTVDMRIRKLLKRFLATPMRKSDFLGSLMISRLLFMVPEVLLLLIFSWLVFGVQIAGNPLTLLLFILLGAVSFAGLGLLIACRAKTVETVSGLMNLVMLPMWVLSGIFFSRERFPEFLQPAIRLLPLTALNDALRGVMLEGMGLFSLMHETTVLVLWGAISFVVALKFFRWQ, encoded by the coding sequence ATGGCCTGGTCGATCCGTCCTCTGACGCAGCTGGTGATTGCTCGGCTGAAAGAGTTTTACCGCGAACCGGAAGCGGTGTTCTGGGTGTATGGCTTTCCGATCATGATGACGGTGGCGCTGGGGATCGCGTTTCGCGAGCAGCCTGAGCAGACGTTTCGTGTCGAAGTGATCGGACCGCAAGCGGACGTGGCCCGCACGGCGCTCGGGGAAGACGCTCGTTTTCAGTTGGGCGACAGCGACGAAGCGGCGGCAAAGGAGCGACTTCGCACCGGGCGAACCGACTTGGTCGTAACCGCTACAGAAACAGAAACGTATGACTACTTATATGTGCCCACACGACCGGAAAGCCAACTGGCACGGAATGAAGTCGACTTGATGCTGCAAACGGCGGCCGGACGCGTCGATGCCGCCGAGGTGACAACGACCGTGCTCGACATGCCGGGGGGACGTTACATCGACTTCTTAGTTCCAGGCCTGTTGGGTATGGGGCTGATGGGTGGCGGACTGTGGGGTGTCGGCTTCGTGACGGTCGACATGCGGATTCGTAAATTGCTGAAGCGGTTCCTAGCCACACCGATGCGCAAGAGCGACTTTCTTGGGTCGCTGATGATCAGCCGGCTGTTGTTTATGGTGCCGGAAGTGTTGCTGCTGCTGATCTTTTCGTGGCTGGTCTTCGGCGTGCAGATAGCCGGCAATCCGTTGACGCTGTTGCTGTTCATTTTGCTGGGTGCGGTCAGCTTCGCCGGGCTGGGTCTGTTGATTGCCTGCCGCGCGAAAACGGTCGAGACGGTTTCGGGACTGATGAACCTGGTGATGCTGCCGATGTGGGTGTTGTCGGGCATCTTCTTCAGCCGCGAACGCTTCCCCGAATTCCTTCAGCCGGCGATCCGCTTGTTGCCGCTAACCGCCCTGAACGATGCCCTGCGCGGCGTCATGCTGGAAGGCATGGGGCTGTTCTCGCTGATGCACGAAACAACCGTCCTCGTCCTGTGGGGAGCCATTTCGTTTGTCGTCGCGTTGAAGTTCTTCCGCTGGCAATAA